A genome region from Corvus hawaiiensis isolate bCorHaw1 chromosome 4, bCorHaw1.pri.cur, whole genome shotgun sequence includes the following:
- the PDGFB gene encoding platelet-derived growth factor subunit B isoform X2, translating to MPETERPRGCLREALPSRGSPSMCPQPAGPGVGMNFGVVFAFILSLPLARMEGDPIPEDIYEILGGGSVRSISDLQRALRIDSVEQDSLSLNLNATQPDQNPVALSRERRSLDALAAAETAVLAECKTREVVFEISRNMVDSTNANFVVWPPCVEVQRCSGCCNNRNVQCRPTQIRVRHVQVKKIEFVQRKPKFKNVVVPLEDHVQCRCEAVFRPPPRNIRPGPREQRRLFNIFAVLPPWGPWNDNFSSLSICLDV from the exons ATGCCTGAGACCGAGCGGCCGCGGGGCTGTCTGCGGGAAGCGCTTCCCTCCCGGGGCTCGCCGTCCATGTGCCCGCAGCCGGCGGGGCCTGGAGTCGGGATGAATTTCGGCGTGGTCTTCGCGTTCATCCTCTCGCTGCCCCTGGCCCGCATGGAG GGGGACCCCATACCCGAAGACATTTATGAGATTTTGGGTGGCGGCTCAGTGCGCTCCATCAGTGACCTCCAGCGTGCCCTGCGGATAGACTCCGTAG agcaggacagcttGAGCCTGAACCTGAATGCAACTCAGCCCGATCAAAACCCTGTGGCCCTGTCCCGAGAGCGACGAAGCCTAG atgctctggcagctgcagagacAGCTGTCCTCGCGGAGTGCAAGACGCGGGAGGTGGTCTTCGAGATCTCCCGCAACATGGTGGACAGCACCAACGCCAACTTCGTGGTGTGGCCGCCCTGTGTGGAGGTGCAGCGCTGCTCCGGGTGCTGCAACAACCGCAACGTGCAGTGCCGCCCCACGCAGATCCGTGTCCGGCACGTCCAG GTGAAGAAGATTGAATTTGTCCAGAGGAAGCCAAAGTTCAAAAACGTCGTTGTGCCTTTGGAGGACCATGTGCAGTGTCGGTGTGAAGCCGTGTTCCGACCACCCCCCAGGAACATCCGTCCCGGGCCGCGCGAACAGAGAC gtttatttaatatatttgcTGTATTGCCCCCATGGGGTCCTTGGAATGATAACTTTTCCTCTTTGTCCATCTGCCTCGACGTCTGA
- the PDGFB gene encoding platelet-derived growth factor subunit B isoform X1 yields MPETERPRGCLREALPSRGSPSMCPQPAGPGVGMNFGVVFAFILSLPLARMEGDPIPEDIYEILGGGSVRSISDLQRALRIDSVEQDSLSLNLNATQPDQNPVALSRERRSLDALAAAETAVLAECKTREVVFEISRNMVDSTNANFVVWPPCVEVQRCSGCCNNRNVQCRPTQIRVRHVQVKKIEFVQRKPKFKNVVVPLEDHVQCRCEAVFRPPPRNIRPGPREQRRLSPAFTTAAVSQRRRVRRPPAQKRKHKKYKHVNDKKVLKEILIA; encoded by the exons ATGCCTGAGACCGAGCGGCCGCGGGGCTGTCTGCGGGAAGCGCTTCCCTCCCGGGGCTCGCCGTCCATGTGCCCGCAGCCGGCGGGGCCTGGAGTCGGGATGAATTTCGGCGTGGTCTTCGCGTTCATCCTCTCGCTGCCCCTGGCCCGCATGGAG GGGGACCCCATACCCGAAGACATTTATGAGATTTTGGGTGGCGGCTCAGTGCGCTCCATCAGTGACCTCCAGCGTGCCCTGCGGATAGACTCCGTAG agcaggacagcttGAGCCTGAACCTGAATGCAACTCAGCCCGATCAAAACCCTGTGGCCCTGTCCCGAGAGCGACGAAGCCTAG atgctctggcagctgcagagacAGCTGTCCTCGCGGAGTGCAAGACGCGGGAGGTGGTCTTCGAGATCTCCCGCAACATGGTGGACAGCACCAACGCCAACTTCGTGGTGTGGCCGCCCTGTGTGGAGGTGCAGCGCTGCTCCGGGTGCTGCAACAACCGCAACGTGCAGTGCCGCCCCACGCAGATCCGTGTCCGGCACGTCCAG GTGAAGAAGATTGAATTTGTCCAGAGGAAGCCAAAGTTCAAAAACGTCGTTGTGCCTTTGGAGGACCATGTGCAGTGTCGGTGTGAAGCCGTGTTCCGACCACCCCCCAGGAACATCCGTCCCGGGCCGCGCGAACAGAGAC GCTTGTCACCGGCGTTCACCACAGCCGCTGTCTCACAGAGGCGGCGAGTACGCCGGCCGCCGGCACAGAAGAGGAAACATAAGAAGTACAAGCACGTCAACGATAAGAAAGTGCTGAAAGAAATCCTCATAGCATAG